The Prunus dulcis chromosome 3, ALMONDv2, whole genome shotgun sequence genome segment GGTGTCTTTTTCTACTGGTTGAAGCCAAGTAGACCAATATAAAAGAGGTTGATATGCTTCAGCTACCCCAATTAGTATACTTAATCACTGGTTTTGGAATATCTTAAGATTAAAATATCAACTGACACGTCACGTTTTCATATGTGGCAGATGAGGGAATGGAACAGAAATGGCATTTTTGGATCCAGGGATGCCAGAAACATTTCTATTTTCCTCACAACTCAGAAGGGTCTCagaggaatttttttttttttttttttttttttttttttttttgcatagaTAGCCTTAGATTGACTCTTAATTTTGAGCCTTTTGTATTGAAAATTGGTTCATCGTACATGGTTAGCAAAAAAACAATGCAAGCAAAGATTATTTAAGAggttaatataatattatgacAAGGAACCTGTGTTTTGTCAGTTTGCATTTGGTCGTTTGAAGATAAAAAGGGTGGTTTCTATAAGCTGAACTTGTGGATGCATGTGTGAAAGCAACTTGGTATTTAAAAACTCCAAAAAATTGCTGAATTTGTAGACTCTTTGAGATCCTTAATTTGGATTTAAATAACCCCCTCATGCAGTTCAAGAAGCACACCAACttataattcaataaaatccCATTCACTTCTTGGTAGCTGTTGTTTAAAAGACTTTGAGGCTCTCAGCTTCTGCTTACCAAGTCATACTGATTTTCGTGCAAACGTACTCTCCTCCATAGTCACCCTGAAAGGGCGGCCGAAGCTTCGGAACCAGACCCCTTCTCAGGTGGCACATGAGATGATAGCTTTGGATGCAGTGAACAAAATATTACTGTGAGCTCATTCTAAAGAACCAGACCAGCTTCAAAGCTTAAGCTTAGAGATTATTTCTCAAGGGTCTGGTTTCGTTTCCGAAATACTTTTAAGCATCCCAAACTGTCTTTTCCACCTTtagagaaggaagagaaataTGGATGAGAAGAATGACATGGACAAGATTGATGATGTGATGTTGCCTGGCTTTCGTTTTCATCCCACTGATGAGGAGCTCGTTGGGTTTTACCTCAGGAGAAAAATTCAGCAGAGGCATCTCCCCATTGAGTTGATTAAGCAAGTTGACATTTACAAATATGATCCCTGGGATCTTCCAAGTAAGATAGCTTGTCTCTTATTCATGCTTTCTTCAGAAATGGCTCTAAACTGTTTCAtgtttgggttttggttgCAAAGATTTGTGTCTGATTTTTAACTCTAGCCACCCAGCAACATGAAATTTTTCTCGTTTTCATGTATATGatgatttcatatttatttttcatattttagttcTTGTTACTGAACTTGCAAGTTGTATTTGATATGTGCAAGCAGAGCTGGCAAGTACTGGGGAGAAAGAATGGTACTTCTACTGCCCAAGAGACAGGAAATACAGGAACAGTGCTAGGCCTAATCGAGTCACAGGAGCTGGGTTTTGGAAAGCAACTGGAACAGACAGGCCTATTTATTCTTCTGAAGGCTCCAAGTGCATAGGTTTGAAGAAGTCCCTTGTGTTCTACAGAGGCAGAGCTGCTAAGGGGATCAAAACTGACTGGATGATGCATGAATTTCGGTTACCTTCTCTCTCAGAGTCGGCACCACCACCAAAAAAGCTCTTGGATAAAAGCCTTCCGGCAAATGTAAGTCTTGGttattttttccctctctctttgttttaaagctgtgttttgggttttaattcAACACATCATTTTGTACAGGATGCATGGGCAATTTGTAGGATTTTCAAGAAGACAAACTCCATGGCACAGAGAGCTCTTTCTCACTCTTGGGGGTCTCCATTCCCGGAACCTACAGCAGCATCTGGTTTACTCAATCAAGGTGCACACTGCACTCAGTTCAGCTCAGAGAACATGTCGTGCACAACTGACATAGGATCATCCATCCAGTTTTGGAGCAACAATGACTTGCAACAAGCTTCTAATGCCAGCTACTCTGCCTTCGACACTCTCCCTTATAAACCCATCAATCCCACAGGATCCAAACCCTCCATATTTGATGCAGATCAATTTCCCAATGGCTTCATGTTCTCTCCAGTGGAAATGTCAGGACCCATCAGCCCTGCCTTGATTGGTGATTTGAGTAACACAACTGGAAGCATAGACTTTGATGGTTCACAACAGCAACAGTTCAGCGGCTTTTCGATCAAATTGTCACAGAATCAGATGCAGGGAAACATGGAAACAGGAGAAAATGAAGGGGGCATCAGGAAGAACTTAAGTAGTAGCACAAGCCAtgctaataataataataataataatggcCAGTGGGGAAGCATCAGACCAATTGCATTTCCCTTCAGTTTGGGTTCAGATGATGATGCTTGGAAGCCTACTCTGCCATCAGATTCACCACCTTGTCCAAGTGACATGTCCACTAGCTATTCTACAAACAAATGCTACACTTGATTGAATtcattttatcttcttctaGCTAGTATCAAAATCATACTCTCTTTAGTGTGTCACTGTACAGTTTCCTACATTCCAATTTATACAAGTTAggcaaaatatattttgtttctattGTGTAGTAATACTACTTGGGGAAATGAGTTACACTACAAGCTATAACTAGCACCAACCAAGTGAAATAATTACCATGAAGATTTTGGGGTGTTTGTTGGATTGGCACAGGTCTTTGGTATGCTTCCAAGTGATCCTGCGTTCAAAGCCCTGTCATACCCGGATGTGTAGGTTTCTAactttgccaaaaaaaaaaaaaaatggtaatTAACAGATTGATGATAAAgctaaaaaatataaaattggtAATTAACAGAGTATATTGGGCTCCACCCAGACATATTTGGCCCAAATGAATGCCACTAGTGGgctgaattttgaaaatttgagtcTGTAAATCTCAAGCAGACCTGAAGTAAGAAATCAGCCTCAGATGTCAAAAGTCAAAACCCAACGGGGCTTCTGGGTTTTTGCTCGGGTAAACCCTCACCACCGCTTTCCCCTCAATTTGCGTTCTCGCTCGCtctcaaattcagtcattttTTATTGTCTCAGGTGAGCTCTCTATAATCCGCTCAATTCACACTCGCTTATTTCCTTGAAATTGTTCCCAAATTTCTGGGCTTTTCATTCGTGTTCAAGCTTTACTTGTCGGTTCTTATTGATTTATCATATCTATGAGCTTTTGATTTTATCCGAGTGTTAAAAATGGCTAGAGGCCCTGCAAGCTCTCTCTTTCGACTTTATGCTTCGAAGAAAAGCATATCTAGGTTTAGGGTTCTGGTGTGGAATCAATATCTCAGTTCCGCAGGTTCATATGACCGCTCTGTATCGCCAAGTTTCCCTTTTTGTCCCGCTTTCGATGGTCCAAACCGTCCGTTTTCGACGAGCTTAAGGGACCTAGTTCGTCTTAGATTGCCGCCCCAAAGCCCAAAATTTATGGGCAGCGATACCCTTGATGCAAAACCATTTTCAACTGCTTTGGGAGATGGGGACGAAGATGTGAATGATAATAGTGCTTATAGTTCAACAATGGTTGAGTCTGAATGCGATTTTGATGCGGATGCTGGGAAAAATGTTGAGTTTGAGCTTGAGGATAGTGCTCGCAATTTGTCGAATTGTGAAGACAGGGACGGTGATGATGAGGGTCTTATTTGTGATTCAATGATGGTTGAGTCGGAAAATGGTGATGACAATGTGAGTTCAGTGAAACCTTTGAGCTTTGTGCACGTTGCATCCCGCGAGTCTGCTAAATTGTATCGTGAGCTTCGCAATGCCGAAAAGGGTGCGAAGCAGAGACGGTCTGATTGGGACACTCTTCAAGAAATATTCCGGTACTTTGGGAATTCGGGCTGGGCATCCGATCAGTCTCTTGCGATATACATAGGCAGGTCATTTTTTCCTACTGCTGTGCACAATTTTCGGAac includes the following:
- the LOC117623267 gene encoding protein FEZ-like; this translates as MDEKNDMDKIDDVMLPGFRFHPTDEELVGFYLRRKIQQRHLPIELIKQVDIYKYDPWDLPKLASTGEKEWYFYCPRDRKYRNSARPNRVTGAGFWKATGTDRPIYSSEGSKCIGLKKSLVFYRGRAAKGIKTDWMMHEFRLPSLSESAPPPKKLLDKSLPANDAWAICRIFKKTNSMAQRALSHSWGSPFPEPTAASGLLNQGAHCTQFSSENMSCTTDIGSSIQFWSNNDLQQASNASYSAFDTLPYKPINPTGSKPSIFDADQFPNGFMFSPVEMSGPISPALIGDLSNTTGSIDFDGSQQQQFSGFSIKLSQNQMQGNMETGENEGGIRKNLSSSTSHANNNNNNNGQWGSIRPIAFPFSLGSDDDAWKPTLPSDSPPCPSDMSTSYSTNKCYT